The following are from one region of the Methanomassiliicoccales archaeon LGM-DZ1 genome:
- a CDS encoding SIR2 family protein produces the protein MAPQRGHEETEGTHIQTGSSAAVTSLSIICISEVVFDEQDYISLLRKSKIITSKILSILCDYPVVIMGQSMKDDDIRRIISDLISSLDDDKLPEIEKNVVYVAFEKGKNDIEECNETFENGNQKIILKGIRTDNFERIFKEISEIEPSASPSTIRGLRKLVKQIALSNTGGRRLITVGIDNIQDSDLDKMAIAVGPVGIINTINKMTLYPADYMVKDIIEGSSQYNPENVIDFFEKWNKQAYSNNQYVPIYYFIRKSKRKIDWESAFWTKYNYTKNGQFDKKINAMSRQIHLPDSENKIPEFIYSLRLKFSDL, from the coding sequence GTGGCGCCTCAACGAGGTCACGAGGAAACAGAGGGAACTCATATCCAAACTGGGTCTTCCGCTGCTGTGACCTCGTTATCAATTATCTGCATAAGTGAGGTTGTATTTGATGAGCAGGATTACATTTCGCTCTTAAGAAAATCAAAAATCATAACATCAAAAATCCTCTCGATTCTCTGCGATTACCCTGTCGTCATCATGGGGCAGTCTATGAAAGATGACGACATCAGAAGAATCATCAGCGATCTGATATCTTCTTTAGATGATGACAAATTGCCGGAAATCGAGAAGAATGTAGTGTATGTAGCATTCGAAAAAGGGAAGAATGACATTGAAGAATGTAACGAAACATTCGAAAACGGCAATCAGAAAATCATTTTGAAAGGTATCAGAACGGATAATTTTGAAAGGATTTTCAAGGAGATTTCAGAAATTGAACCAAGTGCCAGTCCGAGTACGATAAGGGGTCTGCGCAAACTCGTAAAGCAAATTGCCTTATCTAACACTGGTGGAAGACGGCTGATTACTGTAGGCATCGATAATATCCAGGACAGCGATCTTGATAAGATGGCAATTGCCGTAGGGCCCGTTGGAATCATCAATACCATCAATAAAATGACTCTATATCCAGCCGATTATATGGTGAAAGATATCATCGAAGGATCTTCCCAATACAATCCGGAAAATGTTATTGATTTTTTCGAGAAATGGAACAAACAGGCATATTCAAATAATCAGTATGTGCCCATCTATTATTTCATTAGAAAATCTAAAAGGAAAATCGATTGGGAAAGTGCGTTTTGGACCAAATACAACTATACCAAGAACGGTCAATTCGATAAAAAGATAAACGCGATGTCCCGGCAGATCCATTTACCTGATTCTGAAAATAAAATACCGGAATTCATCTATTCTTTAAGACTGAAATTCTCGGATTTGTAG